The genomic interval ATGTCTACCGGTGCGGCTGATGGCCTCAAACTGGCATTGAATGTAGGGGGTATGCTGCTGGCGTTTATCGCCGTAATTGCATTTGTAAATTATATGCTCATTAACCTGGTAGGCAGCTGGACCGGCTTGAATGAATGGGTACAAACCAGCAGTAATGGCAGTTTTCAGAACTTTTCTCTCGAATATATTTTAGGACAGGTATTCCGCCTGCTTGCCTTTGTGATGGGTGTTGAATGGAAAGATACGCTGGAAGTGGGCAGCTTGCTGGGGCAAAAAACGGTAATTAATGAATTTGTAGGGTACCTCGGCTTGGCAGAAATGAAAAATGAAGGTACGATTAGTCCACGGTCTATTATTATTGCGACCTATGCGCTTTGCGGATTTTCTAATTTCAGTTCGATTGCCATACAAATCGGGGGTATTGGCAGTATGGCACCCAATCAACAAGGAAATCTCTCCCGCTTAGGTATGACGGCTTTACTGGGGGCTACTCTGGCATGTATGATGTCGGCTACAGTAGCTGGGGCGTTGGTGGGAGATGGGCAGTAGTTATTTATTACCTACAAGATATATACATTAGTACCATATTAAAAGAAACAATCATTGACTAGAAGAAAACTTATTAGTGCAGGTTTTTTAATGTTATCAGGGTTAGTTCTAACAGATGCGTTATGGTTTGAAAGATTTTTTATAGAAATTAATGAGTTTTTTATTGGAAATACTGACAAGAACCAATCACAAATTCAAGTTGTCCAAGTATCAGACTTACATTTAAATTCTATTAATAAGCCCCTAAGGAAGCTCGCTCAAAAAATTAATAAAGTTAAACCAGACATGGTTCTAATTACAGGTGATGCCATTGATAAGTCCGAAAATATTTCCTTGTTAGACGATTTTTTAAAACTCATAGATCACCACATTCAAAAAGTAGCCATCCTTGGAAATTGGGAATATTGGGGAAATATAGACTTAAATCGATTAAATGATATTTATAAGGGTAGTAATTGCGACTTGTTGATTAATGAAACCAGGCAGTATAACTTCAGGAACAAAACCATTTCAATCACTGGAGTTGATGATTTTATCGGAGGCAATGCAGATTTTGAACTGGCCATAGCAAAATATCAGCAAGGTGATTTTCATATTGTATTAAATCATTGCCCTCAATATAGTGATACAATTGGTCTTAAAACTCCTGAAAATATAAAAATTGACCTGATTCTATCTGGACATACGCATGGAGGTCAGATTAATCTTTTTGGCATCATTCCTTTTCTGCCTCAAGGTAGTGGTAAGTATGTAAAAGGTTGGTATAAAAATAATTTAAAAAATATATATGTTTCAAAAGGGATTGGGACTAGCATCTTACCATTAAGGTTTGGCGCACGAGCTGAAATAGCAATATTTAATCTATAAGCATAAACAATAACATTAGTTTCAGGCGGTTTGTGGCCTTTCCTACGCACGACAATTACACTGCCTTTGAACAACACTGGAAAGTATACTTCAATGTTTGCCAAGGAAAACTTATTGCACGGGATATAAGAGAGTTAAATAATTCTCTGTTAACTTAGGCTCTATATTATAGATAGCATTTACTCTTCACCAATTGACAATTTTATTAATTACTTACCAGCATTTTCTCCCGAATACTGATAAAATTAGCTAAGATGGAAGCTCCTGCTTCACCGCTTTTTTCAGGGTGGAACTGACAGGCATAAAAATTATCCTGGTGCAGCATAGCGCTGAACGGATGGATATAATTAGTGGTAGCAATCGTATATTCGCTCATTTCGGCATAGTAGCTGTGCACATAATAGACATACGCCTGTTCCGGTAAGCCTTTCAGCAATACAGATTTGTAGTCATAAATAG from Rhodocytophaga rosea carries:
- a CDS encoding metallophosphoesterase — protein: MTRRKLISAGFLMLSGLVLTDALWFERFFIEINEFFIGNTDKNQSQIQVVQVSDLHLNSINKPLRKLAQKINKVKPDMVLITGDAIDKSENISLLDDFLKLIDHHIQKVAILGNWEYWGNIDLNRLNDIYKGSNCDLLINETRQYNFRNKTISITGVDDFIGGNADFELAIAKYQQGDFHIVLNHCPQYSDTIGLKTPENIKIDLILSGHTHGGQINLFGIIPFLPQGSGKYVKGWYKNNLKNIYVSKGIGTSILPLRFGARAEIAIFNL